Below is a window of uncultured Cohaesibacter sp. DNA.
GCAGGCTTTGCGTCTTCCTTGGCCTGCTCGGGAGCCGGAGCAGAAGCCCCGTTCTCCTCACCAGTTACTTCAGCGCCGCTCTCAGAGCCGCCATCCCCGGTTTCGTCCGGACCTGATTTCGGTCCGTCCCCTCCACCGCTTGGTGGAGTTGGTTCTGGAGGCTCAGGTGGCTTTGGGAGGTCAACACCCACCGTATCCTTGGTGATGACCATGGACTTGATGCCATCAGCAGGTCTTGCGATCACTTTTGTCGACACGACCGTGTTGATCTTTGCTGCGGCGGCAGAAGCCGCAGCAATGGCAGCATTCACAGCCCCAACCTCGCCATAGAGCTTGACAACCGTCATGCCACCACCCTTGGCCAGTTCGTAGCCGACGAGCTCGACATTGGCAGATTTCACGGCAGCATCAGCTGCTTCAATGGCAGCAGTCAGGCCTGTCGTTTCAATCAAACCGAGGCTCTTCTGCGACATGACGATCCTCCTTTCCTACGATCAAATGTAAGGGGTTGCGCTGGAAGGAAGATCCTCATCCGGTTCCATGGCCTTGAGAACCTGCTTGCCAACTTCGCGTGCAGCGATAATGGCCTGACGAACCGCGCCGGAATCACCACTGAAGGTGTAGATGACCTCGTTCGAATAGCTGGTTCCGCCATTGCCTGGCGAGGAATAGCCAACCGCATCGACGGTTGCAGCCTTTGCAGCCGTATCGGCCAGCAGAACACCGATCGCAGCCGGAGCACCAACGGTAATACCGAAGGACTGGCCGAGCGGAGCGCCGAAGGCCTTGTTGAGCGCGGTGCTGGCACGAGCGGTATACTGGAATTCCAGATGACCAGCAGAGTTGCCATAAACATCACCAAAGGTGCGTTCAACTTCGCTAAGCGCAACTTCAACAGCACGACGTGCGTCGGAAACATCTTCTGCACCGAACAGGATCAAGGAACCATGGCCAGCGCCACCTTCGGTGTCACGAGGCAGTTCGATCAGAATGATTTCGCTGTTGGTTGCCTTCACGGCTTCGTCAGCAGCAAAGATGTGCGGACCGGCACCGGTACGGGCACCCAGAATACCGATCGAGCGGTATTTCTTGTCGATTTTCATCTGCTCATGCAGAGAAGAGTCAACATTGGCGATTACCAGACCGATGGTATGGCCGATTGCGGTGCCGACAAATTCGGTCAGGCCGCAAGCCGCCGGCAGTTTGGCAGCGCAGCTCTTGGCTGCAGGGGCTTCAGGTTTTGCAGGGGCGGAAGCAGCTTCCGAACCCATCTTGCGCATAACCTCGCCCATAATCTGTTCGACAAGATCGTTATTCATTGTCGATACTCCTTATGACTTGGGTCAGTTATTCTGCGCTCTTCGGCAGGATTTTTTCCACTTCAGTGTGTGGACGCGGAATGACGTGGACAGAAACCACGGTGCCGACTTTCTCGGCAGCCACTGCGCCAGCGTCGGTAGCAGCCTTGACAGCGCCAACGTCGCCACGAACCATGACGGTTACTAGACCGGAACCGATCTTTTCGTAGCCTACCAGGCCAACATTTGCGGATTTAACCATCGCGTCAGCAGCTTCGATCGCGCCTACGAGGCCTTTGGTTTCGACCATACCCAATGCTTCTTGTTGCATTTTTCTCTCCAGTTTTAATGTTCAGATTTTGCCCTTTTGAGGCGTCAAGTTTTTACGTAGTTTGATTGGTGTCCTCCCTCATCTCCTATCCACCAACACGGCGCAGCAGCCGAACCAGATCCTGAGCAACCGGCTTTCTCGGATTTGTGGCAGTGCATGCATCCGAGAAAATCGCCTTCACGAGCGTCTGCTCGCTACGGGCAAAGGCATGCATGTCGATGCCCTGTCCGCGCAGGGTCGCAGGGATGCCGAACCCGGCATTCAATCTCTCGATTGCATGGATCAGCGCCCAGACACCCATTTTCAGGCTTGGAAACCGCAATCCCAGACTGGTTGCGGCCTTGGCATAAACGTCGGCCGTTTCTTCACAGAAGACGGAATCCTCCGTAAGACCGGCGTTATATTCGATGACCACCGGCAACAGCATGGCATTGAGCCGACCATGGGCGACGTGAAACTGACCGCCGATGGCATGCGCCATGCCATGATTGAGCCCAAGACCCGAGGAATTGAATGCCATGCCTGCCATGCAGGAAGCCTGATGCATTTCTGCCCGGGCTTTCAGATCATCGCCGTTGCTGAAGGCAACCGGCAGACTTTCAAAAGCCAGCGTCAGGGCCTTTGCGGCCAGAGCGTCTGAGCAATAGGAAGATCCGGTTGAAGCAAGCGCTTCGATGGCATGAGTTATGACATCCATCCCCGTGTCCACCGTCACATTGGCCGGAGCCGTGCGGACAAATTCGGGGTCAAGAATGGCAACATCCGGTATCAGGGAATTGGAGACCAGCGGAAATTTGCGATTTCTTGACGGGTCGGAAATCACCGCATAAGAGGTGACTTCAGATCCGGTACCCGAAGTGGTTGGAATGGCCACGAACTGGATAGTGAGTTGGGGTTTGACCTCTCGCACGACAGCCAGAATGGCTTTTGCGGCATCAATGGCGGATCCTCCCCCCAAAGCCACAATCGCATCCGGTTCGAAGTCGGCAAGAAGACCAGCTCCCTTGGACACTGTTTCAATAGGCGGTTCGGGGATCGCCTCATCATAGACGAGGCACTCGGATCCCTTGAGGTGAGCCCGTACCCTTGCCAGAGCACCGGACTTTACCATGAAAGCATCGGTAACGATCCCGACCTTCTGCCCGCTATAGGCGGACAGACGATCCAGCATCCCGGTTCCAAAAACAACTTCCGTTTTTGAAAAGAAGCTCTGATAACGAGGCATAAAACAGAAATCCTTGACACTTAGAGCAATTGTGAGCTGCCGGAGAGAGAAAACTCAAAAGACCCCGACAGCCTCTCGCACCATACCGCCTGCCGACACCAACAATGTCGGCAGGCCTCTGAAACCTTTAGAGTTTCTGTTCAGTACGGCTAATGATGTCGTCCTGCACTTCCTTGGCGAGCACGACGAACTGAGCGCTGTAGCCAGCCACGCGGACCACGAGATCCCTGTGTTTTTCCGGCTCACGCTGAGCGGCAAGCAGAATGTCCCTGTTCACGACGTTGAACTGAACATGCATGCCCTTGTGATCGAAGTAGGAACGAACAACCGAGGTGAAGTTCAGGATGCCATTGTCTCCGGCAAGCGAGGACGGCAGGAACTTCTGGTTATAGAGCGTACCGTTGGAAGCGATGAAATGGTTGAGCTTGGCAACCGAGTTCGCCGCAGCGGTCGGACCATTGGTGTCCTTGCCCTGACGAGGAGACACACCGTCAGCAAGAGGAGCCTTGGCCAGACGTCCGTCAGGCAACGCAGCAACATCTTTACCGAACAGCACGTTGGCAGACACAGGATAGATACCGGCCTGGAACTGACCACCGCGCGGGTTGGTGTATTTCTCGACTTCCTTGCAGTAGATCTCGGCGCATCTGCGCGCGATCATGTCAACTTCGTCGATGTCGTTACCGAAGCATTCGGCGCTGTCGAGCATGCGCTGGATATCAGCATATTTGCCGTCCGGCACCGCAGCAGCAGAACCAAGGGTCTGATAGACCTGATCCTTCAGAGCGGAAACATCAACCGAGTTGTTATGTGCAAGCACCTTGCGTACGGCAGCATAGACCTGATCTTCGGTAAGCTCGGCAGCAGCCGGAGCCGGACCGCCAACAGGCTGACCGAAGTTATTGACCAGAGCATCCTTGAGTTCTGCCGGGCTGATCTTCTTTTCGTCAAAGACGAATTTCTTCATCGCATAGACAGAGTCACCGGTATCGGCGACACCGAAGGCCTGCGGGCCGGTGAAGTTATACAGCGCGCCACCTTCCTGCACGGACATGCCGCGACCAAGGCAGTCGTCAACCATGGCGGACTGGAATGGCAGCGGAGCCATTTCGGCATGGGCAATGTCAACGCAGTTGTCAGCTTCAACCAGATGATGGACGAAATAGGCCATCTGCTTTTCAAAGGCTGAGAAGAAGTCATCGATCGATTTCCACTGCGCAACATCCGGAGTTACCGGACCAAGCTGCTTGTTGCCGATCAGGCCGGGCTTGTCGCCTACCTTACCGCCATGCAGGGTGATTTCGAGGATCTTGGCAACGTTGAAGAAAGCAGCGTCATGCCAGCCTTCTGCCTTGTGGATCGGCTGAGGCTCAACGCAACCGACGATACCGTAATCACGGGCATCGGCAAGGGAAACACCACGGTTCTGCAGAGCCGGAATGATCACCTCGTCGTTATACATGGCCGGAACACCAAGGCCGAGACGGACAACTTCCGTTGCACGGAAGAGGAAGGCGTCAGGGGTGCCCTGCCATACGCGGATGGAGAAGCTCGGAGCCGGAAGGCGAACATGGGAAACAGCTTCCATGCACATGTAGGAAACGTCGTTGGTCGCATCCAGACCTTCAGCCGTCTGGCCGCCTACGCACAAATTCTGGAACACGGCATAACCGGCAAAGGCCTGAGCGGATACCTCGTCACGGGTCTTGTTGACGTCGTTCAGCTTGATCCAGATGCAGTCCACCAGTTCCTGAGCGAATTCGCGGCTGATGGCCGTGTCAGCTTTCAGATATGGATACATATACTGGTCGAAACGGCCCGGAGAGATGGAGTGCCCGGAGGACTCGATCTGCATCAGAGACTGGATGAACCAGAAGGTCTGGCAAGCTTCCCAGAAGGTGGTAGCAGGATATTCAGGAACGCGTGCGCAGTTTTTGGCAATCTGTTCCAGCTCCGCCTTGCGGTTAGGGCAGCTTGCGCTTCTGGACAGCTCCAGAGCCTTGTCAGCATAACGATGAGCGAAGTTGATCGCTGCATTATAGGTGATGATGACGGCTTCGTAGAACTGGCGCTTCTTGATGTAGGACGGATCATTCTTGTCCATCGCATCCATGGCTTTCACGGCTTCTTCAATGATGCCGCGGAAACCGATCTTCATGATCTTGCCATAGTCAACGCAAACGTGACCGACACCACCATAGAAATAGTTGCCAACCGTGAACACGCCGTTGGCAATGCAGTCCTTGGTCTCTGCAGACATCAGGGAGTCAGCATAGGAACTGGTGGTCTTGTTCGGCCAGTATTTGAAAGCTTCATGCAGCTCCTGAGCCGTTTCTTTCGGAATTTCGAAAGGATCGGCAACGCGCGATGCCATGGTTTCAAACTCGGCTTCCACCCAATCATAGGAGA
It encodes the following:
- a CDS encoding 1-propanol dehydrogenase PduQ; translation: MLDRLSAYSGQKVGIVTDAFMVKSGALARVRAHLKGSECLVYDEAIPEPPIETVSKGAGLLADFEPDAIVALGGGSAIDAAKAILAVVREVKPQLTIQFVAIPTTSGTGSEVTSYAVISDPSRNRKFPLVSNSLIPDVAILDPEFVRTAPANVTVDTGMDVITHAIEALASTGSSYCSDALAAKALTLAFESLPVAFSNGDDLKARAEMHQASCMAGMAFNSSGLGLNHGMAHAIGGQFHVAHGRLNAMLLPVVIEYNAGLTEDSVFCEETADVYAKAATSLGLRFPSLKMGVWALIHAIERLNAGFGIPATLRGQGIDMHAFARSEQTLVKAIFSDACTATNPRKPVAQDLVRLLRRVGG
- the pduB gene encoding propanediol utilization microcompartment protein PduB, whose amino-acid sequence is MNNDLVEQIMGEVMRKMGSEAASAPAKPEAPAAKSCAAKLPAACGLTEFVGTAIGHTIGLVIANVDSSLHEQMKIDKKYRSIGILGARTGAGPHIFAADEAVKATNSEIILIELPRDTEGGAGHGSLILFGAEDVSDARRAVEVALSEVERTFGDVYGNSAGHLEFQYTARASTALNKAFGAPLGQSFGITVGAPAAIGVLLADTAAKAATVDAVGYSSPGNGGTSYSNEVIYTFSGDSGAVRQAIIAAREVGKQVLKAMEPDEDLPSSATPYI
- a CDS encoding glycyl radical protein, translating into MIEKGFSKPTERIVRLKNQILNATPYVESERAVLATEAYKESEHLSPIMRRAKVAEKIFNNLPVTIRDDELIVGAITKNPRSTEICPEFSYDWVEAEFETMASRVADPFEIPKETAQELHEAFKYWPNKTTSSYADSLMSAETKDCIANGVFTVGNYFYGGVGHVCVDYGKIMKIGFRGIIEEAVKAMDAMDKNDPSYIKKRQFYEAVIITYNAAINFAHRYADKALELSRSASCPNRKAELEQIAKNCARVPEYPATTFWEACQTFWFIQSLMQIESSGHSISPGRFDQYMYPYLKADTAISREFAQELVDCIWIKLNDVNKTRDEVSAQAFAGYAVFQNLCVGGQTAEGLDATNDVSYMCMEAVSHVRLPAPSFSIRVWQGTPDAFLFRATEVVRLGLGVPAMYNDEVIIPALQNRGVSLADARDYGIVGCVEPQPIHKAEGWHDAAFFNVAKILEITLHGGKVGDKPGLIGNKQLGPVTPDVAQWKSIDDFFSAFEKQMAYFVHHLVEADNCVDIAHAEMAPLPFQSAMVDDCLGRGMSVQEGGALYNFTGPQAFGVADTGDSVYAMKKFVFDEKKISPAELKDALVNNFGQPVGGPAPAAAELTEDQVYAAVRKVLAHNNSVDVSALKDQVYQTLGSAAAVPDGKYADIQRMLDSAECFGNDIDEVDMIARRCAEIYCKEVEKYTNPRGGQFQAGIYPVSANVLFGKDVAALPDGRLAKAPLADGVSPRQGKDTNGPTAAANSVAKLNHFIASNGTLYNQKFLPSSLAGDNGILNFTSVVRSYFDHKGMHVQFNVVNRDILLAAQREPEKHRDLVVRVAGYSAQFVVLAKEVQDDIISRTEQKL
- a CDS encoding BMC domain-containing protein; translation: MSQKSLGLIETTGLTAAIEAADAAVKSANVELVGYELAKGGGMTVVKLYGEVGAVNAAIAAASAAAAKINTVVSTKVIARPADGIKSMVITKDTVGVDLPKPPEPPEPTPPSGGGDGPKSGPDETGDGGSESGAEVTGEENGASAPAPEQAKEDAKPAENASADNKSADKKAEATPAEAEKPEASKADTKKVEVVKAEAEKEEAEKAKVSEAKASGAKASGADVSKTEELDLKPVAEVKSIEAAKPASTTGKSATTRKTGRGRRRRA
- the pduA gene encoding propanediol utilization microcompartment protein PduA is translated as MQQEALGMVETKGLVGAIEAADAMVKSANVGLVGYEKIGSGLVTVMVRGDVGAVKAATDAGAVAAEKVGTVVSVHVIPRPHTEVEKILPKSAE